A stretch of Perognathus longimembris pacificus isolate PPM17 chromosome 1, ASM2315922v1, whole genome shotgun sequence DNA encodes these proteins:
- the Gtsf1 gene encoding gametocyte-specific factor 1, with translation MEDTYIDSLDPEKLLQCPYDKNHQIRACRFPYHLIKCRKNHPDVANKLATCPFNARHQVPRAEISHHISSCDDKSCIEQDVVNQTRNLKQETLAESTWQCPPCDEDWDKDLWEQTSTPFVWGTANFCGNNSPANNIVMEHKSNLASGMRVPKSLPYVLPWKNNGNAQ, from the exons tcgACTCTCTGGACCCCGAAAAGCTATTGCAATGCCCATATGATAAAAATCACCAGATCAGGGCCTGCAGGTTTCCTTACCATCTCATCAAGTGCAGAAAG AATCATCCTGATGTTGCAAACAAATTGGccacttgtcccttcaatgctcgccATCAGGTTCCTCGGGCTGAAATCAGTCATCATATCTCAAGCTGTGATGATAAGAGTTGTATTGAACAGGATGTGG TCAACCAGACCAGGAACCTTAAACAGGAAACTCTAGCAGAAAGCACATGGCAGTGCCCTCCTTGTGatgaagactgggataaag ATTTGTGGGAACAAACTAGCACACCATTTGTCTGGGGCACAGCCAACTTCTGTGGCAACAACAG tCCAGCAAACAACATAGTTATGGAACATAAGAGTAACCTGGCTTCTGGCATGAGAGTTCCCAAGTCTTTACCATATGTTCTGCCATGGAAAAACA ATGGGAATGCACAGTAA